One window from the genome of Streptomyces sp. NBC_00708 encodes:
- a CDS encoding serine/threonine-protein kinase, with protein sequence MIQPLPAGRARLVGPYQLIGLLGAGGMGEVYLARPAGAQVPGGLVALKTIRPDLDLDDGFRLRFRREIAAAEAVRSPHTAALVGGDASGRLPWLATEYVPGPSLAEAVARGGPLPGPAVRALGAGLALALADMHAVRVLHRDLKPGNVLLGPGGPKVIDFGIAQAFDATQLTRTGVVVGSPGYISPEHVNGSRALVPASDVFCLGAVLAFAATGHGPFDDSDMAAVIFRISRGEAELSRVPPALRPVIEACLHSDPDARPTPRRLADLLLPRGPAAGAFPWTDAVRGQLAAHAAAADACARAAAAAPPAYPSHHPASAPTPVVPGPGGRRGTKALRTGLAAAATVLCLALGAVLLPGLLDRGGEENTSGAAGGPQSAASASEAAGTRAGAAVFPGADPGRTGDFGTAAADVSTRPKGWKVWHARVADGPVKCALAGASLVCADARRITVLDAADGKRRWRGPQTRTGSAPASVGAVLDTTVYAFEGDALVARALSGGREKWREPLPDGVRVADSVQSGDILYYATKAAGSGTGRLIAQRLTGDHQRVWDQAWQESADEAELLLADNRLVAVGEAVTVLKAADGTRQPGIRAGDLTCRTPVLKGRQLLCSGSEGLTIVDMEAPDKRRTAAPGVDIAYRPTVSRDGIVVASSKNQVYAFGLADGQLRWVTCDCDDGLETEGVPFVVADHVVVMEGYGPGAIPLNAEGTPRPAGLGMIKNWPGEPGDPLDPASVSVIAWGDALFMSFENGTVLSAYTP encoded by the coding sequence GTGATCCAGCCCCTGCCGGCCGGGCGGGCCCGTCTGGTCGGGCCGTACCAGCTGATCGGACTGCTCGGCGCGGGCGGCATGGGCGAGGTGTATCTCGCCCGGCCCGCCGGCGCGCAGGTCCCCGGTGGCCTCGTCGCGCTGAAGACCATCCGGCCCGACCTGGACCTCGACGACGGCTTCCGGCTCCGCTTCCGCCGCGAGATCGCCGCCGCCGAGGCCGTCCGCAGCCCGCACACCGCCGCGCTCGTGGGCGGCGACGCGAGCGGCCGGCTGCCGTGGCTGGCCACCGAATACGTGCCCGGACCGTCGCTCGCCGAAGCGGTGGCCCGGGGCGGGCCGCTCCCCGGACCGGCGGTCCGGGCCCTCGGCGCCGGTCTTGCCCTGGCCCTGGCGGACATGCACGCCGTGCGCGTCCTGCACCGCGACCTGAAGCCGGGGAACGTGCTCCTGGGACCCGGCGGGCCCAAGGTCATCGACTTCGGGATCGCCCAGGCCTTCGACGCCACCCAGCTGACCCGTACCGGTGTCGTGGTCGGCAGCCCCGGCTACATCTCGCCCGAGCACGTCAACGGCTCCCGCGCCCTGGTGCCGGCCTCCGACGTGTTCTGCCTGGGCGCGGTCCTGGCGTTCGCGGCGACGGGGCACGGGCCGTTCGACGACTCGGACATGGCTGCCGTGATCTTCCGGATCTCGCGCGGCGAGGCCGAACTCTCCCGGGTACCGCCCGCCCTGCGCCCGGTGATCGAGGCGTGCCTGCACAGCGACCCCGACGCCCGGCCCACGCCCCGCCGGCTGGCGGACCTGCTGCTGCCGCGGGGGCCCGCCGCCGGTGCGTTCCCGTGGACCGACGCGGTACGCGGGCAGCTGGCCGCCCACGCGGCGGCGGCCGACGCCTGCGCACGGGCGGCTGCCGCCGCGCCCCCCGCGTACCCGTCCCATCACCCGGCATCCGCGCCGACGCCCGTCGTGCCGGGGCCGGGCGGGAGGCGCGGCACCAAGGCGCTGCGGACCGGGCTCGCGGCGGCGGCCACGGTGCTGTGCCTCGCGCTGGGGGCGGTGCTGCTGCCGGGACTCCTTGACCGGGGCGGCGAGGAGAACACATCCGGCGCGGCCGGCGGACCGCAGTCGGCCGCATCCGCCTCGGAGGCGGCCGGCACCCGAGCGGGGGCCGCCGTCTTCCCGGGCGCGGACCCCGGTCGTACCGGCGACTTCGGGACGGCGGCAGCCGACGTCTCCACCCGGCCGAAGGGCTGGAAGGTGTGGCACGCCCGGGTTGCCGACGGCCCGGTGAAGTGTGCGCTCGCGGGTGCGTCCCTGGTGTGCGCCGACGCGCGCCGGATCACCGTGCTGGACGCGGCGGACGGCAAGCGACGCTGGCGTGGCCCGCAGACGAGGACGGGATCCGCCCCGGCCTCCGTGGGCGCCGTCCTCGACACCACCGTCTACGCCTTCGAGGGCGACGCCCTGGTGGCACGGGCTCTGTCCGGAGGCCGGGAGAAATGGCGCGAACCGTTGCCGGACGGTGTCCGGGTCGCCGACTCCGTGCAGTCCGGCGACATCCTCTATTACGCCACGAAAGCCGCCGGTTCCGGCACCGGCCGGCTGATCGCCCAGCGGCTGACCGGTGACCACCAGCGGGTCTGGGACCAGGCATGGCAGGAGTCGGCCGACGAGGCCGAACTGCTCCTCGCCGATAACCGTCTCGTCGCGGTCGGCGAGGCCGTCACCGTACTGAAGGCCGCGGACGGGACCCGGCAGCCGGGTATCCGGGCAGGGGACCTCACCTGCCGGACCCCTGTCCTGAAGGGGCGGCAACTGCTCTGTTCGGGCTCCGAAGGGCTGACGATCGTGGACATGGAGGCCCCGGACAAACGCCGCACCGCCGCCCCCGGCGTGGACATCGCCTACCGCCCCACGGTCTCGCGGGACGGCATCGTCGTGGCGAGCAGCAAGAACCAGGTGTACGCGTTCGGCTTGGCCGACGGACAGCTGCGCTGGGTGACGTGCGACTGCGACGACGGCCTGGAGACCGAGGGCGTGCCGTTCGTCGTCGCCGACCATGTCGTCGTCATGGAGGGATACGGGCCCGGGGCCATCCCCCTGAACGCCGAGGGCACTCCGCGACCCGCGGGCCTCGGGATGATCAAGAACTGGCCCGGCGAACCCGGCGACCCGCTCGATCCGGCATCCGTCTCGGTCATCGCCTGGGGTGACGCGCTGTTCATGAGCTTCGAGAACGGTACGGTCCTCTCCGCCTACACCCCCTGA